A region of the Vidua chalybeata isolate OUT-0048 chromosome 31, bVidCha1 merged haplotype, whole genome shotgun sequence genome:
CCAAGATCTCTGCTTTGAAGCACACCCATCtctcctggactcctttgtttttaagggctgtttcccaaggaattctctgaataagtctcttaaataggccaaagtctgccctccgGAAGTCCAGTGTAGAGATCTTATTGATATTCCTCCTTATTTCACCAATTATCGagaattctataatttcatgatcactgtgcCCCAAGCGGCCTCCAACCTCCACATCACCTACCAGTCCATCTCTATTTGTGAACAGTAGGTCTAACATAATCCCTCCCCTGGTGGGTTTGCCCACCAGTTGTGACAAAAAGTTATCCTCCACACATTCTAAAAACTTTCTagattgctgtttttctgctgtattaagttcccagcagatgtctggtaggTTGAAGTCACCTACAAGAACAAAGGCTGATGATCCTGAAACATTGTTCAGTTGTTTATAGAATAAGTTGTCCACCTCTTCATCCTGGTTGGGTGGACGATAGCAGACTCCCAGGGGAATGTCAGCCTTGGTGGCCTTCCCCTTAATTTTTACCCATAGGGACTCAACTTCATCATCATTAGTCTCAGTACCTGTGACATCCAAAACCCCCCCTAATATAAAGGgccacccctccacctcttctcccttttctgtctcttctgaagagcttgtagccatccagtgcagtgctccaactatgtgagtcatcccaccacGTTTCTGTGATGGCAACTGCATCATAGCTCTGCTGTTGGACCATGGCCTCCAGCTCTTCTTGTTTGTTACCCATGCTGCGTGCATTGGTGTACATGCatctcagctgggctgctgatTTCTCCCCTAACACAGTCTTACCACCCTTGggcctgcttccagacagcccagctgcatccccttccccttcaaacctagtttaaagccctctcaatAAGGTCTGCCAGTTCATGAGCTAAAAACCTCCTGCCCTTAACAGAGAGATGTATCCCATCTGATTCCAGTAGAGCAGGTGCCATAAAGGTTGCTCCATGATCAAAGAATCCAAAATTTTGCCGATAGCACCAACCCTTGAGCCATTTGTTAATGAAATGAGTTTTCCTattcctttcattatttttctctgccaccAATGGGACTGAGCAGAACACTACCTGTACACCTGTCCTATCAACCACTTGACCCAGTGCCCTAAACTCCCTTTTAATCACCTTGACACTCCTCTTTTCAAtctcatcactgccagcctggagtatcAGCAGTGGGTAATAATCAGAGGACCGAATCAGCCTAGGAAGTCTCTCAGTGATGTTTCGTACCTGGGccccagagaggcagcagacctccctgtgggatgggtcAGGTCGACATACGGGGCCCTCTGTCCCCCTCAGAAGGGAATCACCCACTACAAttacccttctttttttcttgacattAGAGGTGGTAATCGATTTTTTAGACGAGTCATAATTGGGAGGCTCACTGGgtagataattttcttctaagtCATCCGTCTGGCTGTCTAGATCTAGGGCCTCATACCTATTCTGAAGTGGCAACTGGCTAGGGGatggggggcaggagggatttttgttATTACCACCCCGAGCAGGGACCCATTTCCACTCCCCTTCATCTACCAGGTGCCCCTCTATTGCCTGAGAATGAGAGACATATGAGCCTTCTGACTCCTGGTGGGCCTCCCTTAAAGATGTAAGGGCTGAACTCCACCAgtctatttccctttcactaTCCCTGATACTCCTTAATCTTTCAACTTCCTCCCTAAGCTCGGCCACTAGCGAGAGGAGGTCATTCACTTGTTCACACGGTAAGCAGCCCTCCTTCACAACACCCCCTGAAGCCACTGATAAGCTCAAACACTTCAGGCAGGAATGGGTCTGTACAGACACATCCTTTTTGGAGGGCTTTACTTGGTCACATACACCTGTACCAACCACAGATTTTGACCGGGTTAGAACCATTGCTTAGGAGAAAGCCCAAGATCAATcaaccaataaaaaaaatacttcaccAAACTAGCAAGAACCTGCAACCCTGCCTGCTTGCCCTGCCTGCGCGAACTGCTGCGCAAACTGCTGTGACCAAACTGCTGTGACCAAACTGCTGTGACGCTGTTTGCCTGCTCCTGTTCGCCGCGCTCCCCGGAGGTCTCTTATAATGAGTCACTCTGGAACAAAGGAAGCTCCACCTCCTGTTCCTCAGTGGCTCACTTTCCTTCTGCCTCCCAGGCTGGCACTCGGCTGCCACATGCCGAGCTCACAACTTGCTGCACAATTCCAAACACCAAAGGTTCCTTCCCCACTCACCGAAGGAGGAGCTGCTCGGGATCCACACATGAGGTGCCCTGCAAGGGAAGAGGGAACATGAACCAGATGCTGTCAGGAAAAAACTGCCTGTGGTGGGAAATGCCACGGAGCAAGGCAACCCCGAGAGagcattttgctttcacagcGTCCCTGCAGGAGCCACAGTCCCTTCACACAGC
Encoded here:
- the LOC128801761 gene encoding uncharacterized protein LOC128801761 isoform X1, which codes for MVLTRSKSVVGTGVCDQVKPSKKDVSVQTHSCLKCLSLSVASGGVVKEGCLPCEQVNDLLSLVAELREEVERLRSIRDSEREIDWWSSALTSLREAHQESEGSYVSHSQAIEGHLVDEGEWKWVPARGGNNKNPSCPPSPSQLPLQNRYEALDLDSQTDDLEENYLPSEPPNYDSSKKSITTSNVKKKRRVIVVGDSLLRGTEGPVCRPDPSHREVCCLSGAQVRNITERLPRLIRSSDYYPLLILQAGSDEIEKRSVKVIKREFRALGQVVDRTGVQVVFCSVPLVAEKNNERNRKTHFINKWLKGWCYRQNFGFFDHGATFMAPALLESDGIHLSVKGRRFLAHELADLIERALN